Below is a window of Salvelinus sp. IW2-2015 linkage group LG35, ASM291031v2, whole genome shotgun sequence DNA.
agaatagccagactacggtttgcaactgcacatggaacaaatattgtactttttggagaaatgtcctctggtctgatgaaacaaaaatagaactgtttggccgtaatgaccatcgttatgtttggagaaaaaggggaggtttcccaaccgtgaagcacggggtggcagcatcatgttgtgggggtgctttgctgcaggagggactggtgcacctcacaaaatagatggcatcacgaggaaagacaagtatgtggatatattgaagcaacatctcaagacatcagtcaggaagttaaagcttggtcgcaaatgggtcttccaaatggacaataaccccaagcatgcttccaaagttgtggcaagatggattaaggacaacaaagtcaaggtattagagtggccatcacaaagcatcactcaatcccatagaaaatttgtgggcagaactgaaaaagcgtgtgcgagcaaggaggcctacaaacatgactccgatacaccagctctgtcaggaggaatgggccaaaattcacccaaattattgtgggaggcttgtgggtggctacccaaaacgtttgaccaagttaaacaatttaaaggcaattctaccaaatactaattgattgtatgtgatgaaagaaataaaagctgaaataaatcattctctctactattattctgacatttcacattcttaaaataaagtggtgatcctaactgaccttagacagggaatatttactaggattaaatgtcaggaattgtgaaactgagtttaaatttatttggctaaggtgtatgtaaatttccgacttcaactgtacatcatgtCTCAGAGTTTACAATATGGACAATATGGAGTCTCACAATGCCTACTGTACATAACTATCACCTAACACTGAGTCAACTGCCTCTCCTCTGAATATAAGAAGCAGGTCATATAGAGGAAAAAGAAAACACTGATTCCTGTGACTGTTTCTGACAGACACGTTCTCAACCAGAGCTTGAGTTTCTAAATGAGTGGAAATAAAGGGTGTCCTCTGGGTTTCTGATCTCAGAAAGGTTTGAAGTGAGCTATTCATGATCCCTTTGAAGCTGCAATGATAACAGACAGAAATAATAAATTTGACCTCAAATATGATCATGTTCACTGAAGATGTAAGAGCCTGGAGCTACAAGACCACAGAGAAGAACATCTTGAACTGTTAGTTAACCTCTTCATAGGGTTGTGATACACTAGCAGGGATATGGCCAATCTGATGTAGCCTCAGTCTAAGATTCATTCAAACTGACTCAAAATGTATTCAAACTAAATACCTCAAATCCCTGAGTAGGCTTCTTCTGAGTACCTGCGTTTCCCCATCCTGATTTCCCAATTCTCTCACAACTTTATCTGTCTCACAAGGCCACATTGTTGCCTTCTCTTAGTAATCAAACCACAGTTAATGAATAGCTTCACCTGTTATTACTAAACGAGGGCACTGCACATTGATACACGGAGTTACGTAATGGTAGAGCACACTGAGTACTTTCATCACAGTGAAAAATGTACTTCAAGTGATAGGAATGAAATGAGTAGCCTTATCtctcttgtttgtttgtttttttccaaTGGTGACAGTAAAAGGACATAGCACCTGTATTACAAAGAACAACACATGTGTCTCATACTAAAGGGCCAACATGTGTTTTAAATTAAAGGGCCTTAAGttttttgttctgtttgtttgtttttgctttgtttttgttgttttaatcattacaaaaaatatatatatttgtacttGTCAAAAATTGTAAATTGTTTGCtcttatacagatgtaggatcttaatttgatcaccttgttgaGGAGAGCttgttgtgtatttgaggtttaaaaaggcttctgaagttttcgTTTTCcactgaaatttcagacttgattttgaGAGAATTTCCctgtatcaacccttacaaaaatgtccattaattaaaatccacattataattcaaatgtcctgttactgcaggattgttttcttgctttagaaaactggctcaaattaagatcctacatttgtatgtccaataaaaaaatatatatattacagaaaATCTGTAATTGATTGAATGGGGGCCTATAGTCACACTGTACCTTGCCAGTTACAAACATGAGAGAAGTGCCAGGAAAACAAAGCACAGGTGCAGCCCAGGCAGTCAACTCCCAGAGATCTAAAGGCTAGAGACACAGATACACAGGTATAAAAGAACCACAGACTAAACCCAGAGTCTCATACAGAGACCAAGACATGATGAAGCTGCTACTGCTGGCTTTGGCTTTGGGGTGTACAGGTAAGACTCTAATACACAGTATCTACAGCATCGTGAGACAGTTATGCAATGcctggggtgacaggtagcctagtggttagagcgttggacttgtaagaTCAAATccgcgagctgacaaggtaaaaatgtcatTCTGccgctgagcaaggcagttaacccactgttcctaggccgtcattgaaaataagaatttgttcttaactgacttgcctagttaaataaagataataaAATGCAAGAGCATGAAGAATGATACCTCCTTTTAGAGATAGGTTAGGGAGGGAgataaacactgagtgtacaaaacattatgaacattatgctctttccatgacatagactgaccaggtgaatccaggtgaaagctatgatcccttattggggGGCTgctggtgcaactcaatattaggaaggtgttcttaatgttttttacactcagtcaATACACTCATCTATACTAtgaccatttctctctctcatttagcgGCTGTTCCAGTGAAGCAGGATGGAGCGTTGTTGCATGAAGTTTTCCAACCCCACTCCAGACCCTGGCAGGTCTACACTAAGGGGGGCTGGTATCGGGAGGGAAGGTGCAGTGGTGCCCTCATCAATGAGTGGTGGGTGCTTACCGCTTGGAACTTTGTCGAGTAGGTATTCCCCCTTTTTTCTTTCTTGAAATCAGTGTAAAATGCATGCAGCCCATATGTTCACcgaaaacaaacaaatattttttgcaaagttcctctcctctcctctacactccactctactccactctactctactcctctcctgCTCAGACCTGGCCACACTATGGTTTCTCTGGGGGAGCATGACCTGACAGTGGAGGAAGGGACAGAGCAACACATCTGGGTGGCCAGATATGTGCAGCAYGGGCCRTAMGCACGAGGYCCCTCWCACAGCCTGGCAATGGTGAAGCTGTCAGAGCCTGCCCGGTTCACTCAGCATGTCATGCCCGTAGCCMTACCCACACGCTGCACTCAGCTCCATGAGAAGTGTTTGGTCAGCGGCTGGGGCTCCACCGTACCGGGACAGGGKGAGTGGACCATAAAGCCAGGGGAGGGCTATATGCCTCAACCCAATTTAATGGAATAGATAAGCACCAAATAAACTCCCATGAGTCCCTATGTCTGTCCCTCCATACAGACGAGCCCAAACTAATCCTGAAGTGTGAAACACAGCGGGTCATTGATGACAAGATGTGCCAGAYAGCCTTTCCTCTTTATTGGATTGAACATGCATTCTGTGCTAAAACCATAATCTCAACAGACAACTGCCTGGTCAGTACATCAACAGAACAGTGCTTTGCAAACATCTATATTTTTATCTCTGGCTATTGCATTGGAAATGTGTAAGAGAATATTATGATCAACGAGCTAATCAAGATTTTCCTTTGTACTTTAATTTCACTGTGCCACCATATTTTGAGAGTTCTCTATGTGTActtttaacctctctctctttctctctttctctttctcagtctGACCAGGGCAGTActgtggtgtgtgggggtgaGCTACAGGGGTTGTTCTGGTCCAGTTCTTCTGACGTTGGTTTGTACACCCGCCTGTGCCTGTACCTTGACTGGATCAGTGACACCATGAACACCCCTGATCCTACACCTGAACCTGCGTGGACCACCGCAGCAGCAGCTACAACATGGTGattgaaaagaaaaacaaagtGATATGTACTGAAATGTTCTGTTCACCTGCCCCATTGATTCTATCATATCCGTTATGCGTTTTTTTcaatcaccagcagagggcgaCATAGGCCAGTATTATTAGTCTATCAAAAACCTCTGAGAGATTTCTTGGCTATAACATGTCACACATTAACACGTATACATATTTTACCAAGCAATTGGAAGTGGACACCCCAAAGTGTCTTTCCTGAAGATAAATCCTCCAACCATGCAGTCGTTTGTTCTGGGATATGTAGTTATTTTGATCACCAGCAGATGGCAATGTAGACTAATAATTTTCCATTTAAGCACTAAAGAGCCACACAATCAATGTAAAGAGAGACACAGATTGAAAAAAaggagatagaggatagagagatagaggatagagagatagaggatagagagatagaggatagaggatagaggatagaggatagaggatagaggatagagagagagagagagagagagagagagagagagagagagagggccctaAGTGGTTGAGATGATGTGAGAGCAGGTGAAATGAGACTGCCATTCTTTGCAAAGTTTTGTATGAGTGTGTCTAGATCTGCGTGCAAGCTAAATATcacactgacacatacacacactgtatgaCTGACAGCTGTGCCCACTGACACTCAGTCTAACACTGGAGCCATTTCACCATCTGTTCTCCACACtttccccctcctttcccctctttcCTCCATGTTCCCTCTTTCTggtccccctcctccttcccccaccCTTTCCCTCCTGCTTCCCTCCTGCTTTCCTCTAGCTTTCAGAGATCTCTGACTCTTTCCATTTTTTTGGTCTCTCCTGCACTCCATTCCACTCTCCTGCTCCGTCTCTAATACACTGAGAAAACAACCTATAGAAGCATCTCTTACTCTGTTTACAGTACAATATACTTTTCCCTTCTGTCTGTATCCATGTACCCactccccctctcacccccccacCCATTTACCCTCTATTACTCCCTCCATCATACTATAAATTCTCCCTATtcatctgtcctctcttcctccctcactcaTTTCAGTGCTGTTGGTAAGCATTGATCCTGCACTAGCTAAACAGAGAGATGTTTATAGTAAAGATAAGGTAACTGGAAATGTAATATGAGCAGATATActctaagtgtacaaaacattaagaacaccttcctaatattgagttgcaaccccttttgccctctgaacagcctaactttgtcggggcatggactctacaaggtatcaaaAGTGTttgacagggatgctggcccatgttgacgccaacgCTTCCCACaactgtgtcaagttggctggatgtcctttgggtggtggaccattctttatacacactggaaaatgttgagcgtgaaaaacctagcagcgttgcagttcttgacacactcaaactgatgcacctggcacctactaccatacccagttcaaagggaTTTCAATCTTTTKtcttgcccattcaccctttgaatgggacatatacacaatccatttccTAATTAtgtcaaagcttaaaaatccttctttaacctgtctactccccttcatctacactgactcaTCTCACTCTCCCTGGCAAACTGTTCCTATCGCTCATCAGAGGCTTACGTTCCCAATATTCTCCTATGACACCTAACAGACTCATGGTCctggaagaagaaggagaggaagtcacagagaaagagagagagagagagagacaggggttaAAAGTACACACAGAGAAGTCTCAGAGTATGGTGGCATAGATAAATGAACAAAGGACTCAATACTGCGATAAGAAAAATCACAATAATGTCATAGTGACTCTATAAGTGGGATTTACTCTGTGTGACTCGCTATGTGCCGACATGTGTGCCTCAGTGTGTGTCTCACACCCATTAACTGAAACCAGTGTGTGTCTCACACCCATTAACTGAAACCAGTGTGTGTCTCAACACCCATTAACTGAAACAGTGTGTGTTCACACCCATTAACTGAACCAGTGTGTGTCTCACACCCATTACTGAAACCATGTGTGTGTCTCACACCCATTAACTGAAACCAGTGTGTGTCTCACACGCCATTAACTGAAACCAGTGTGTGTCTCACACGCCATTAACGCGAACCAGTGTGTGTCTCACACCCATTAACCGAACCAGTGTGTGTCTCACACCCATTTAACGAAACCACGTGTGTGTCTCACACCCATTAACCGAAACCAGTGTGTGTCTCACACCCATTAACCGAAACCAAGTGTGTGTCTCACACCCATTAACTGAACCAGTGGTGTGTCTCACACCCATTAACTGAAAccagtgtgtgtctcaccagtgtgtctgtgtaaagGCTTTTACTCATTTATAAGAGACAACGGAGCATAAAAACTCAATCTCTCCAAATCTGTCCCCATTGCCTAGTAGAGACACAAGACTCATTCAGTGGAAAAATGACTTTCAAGTGCTCTAATGATACCGACCTAAATAGCTAACAGCAAAcagagcgaggggggggggggtgtgtgtgtgtgtgtggggggggataaTACATCTAATGGGGAATTAACTAAAGTAAATTACCTCTGAATAAtaacctccctttctctctctccatcatggtAGAGAGTTGCAGTAAGTGCTCCAGCCCCTCTCATCATCCTTCTAGTGTAGCCCCTACACCTGCTTTTAATCAGAGCGAGTGATGAGCACCCTGACACTGGATGTGTCTGTTGTAAATAATATACAGTGTGTGGGGACAGTGCaccagtgagtgagagagagagagagagagagaggagagagagagagagagagagagagagtgatagagagagagagagagagagagagagagtgatagagagagagagagaggagaggagagaagagagaagagagaagagatgagagatgagaagagagagagtgaagagagagagagagcccgtgatagagagagagagagatggtacacGTGTGTTCataataatacatttgtattGTGTATTTGAGGTCAGACTTAGGCATTTAGTTTAAATGGATTTGTATCggcatttgtgtatttgtgtgtgaggctgtgtgtgtgtatgcatgcgtttgtgtgtttgtgtgagagagaagcaTCACACGGGTATTGCCAGTGATAATGCATTAGTATTGATGCCAGTGTGTTGGGGAGATCACAGATATGGCTGTGGTGctagagctcagagagagagagagcatcactACAAAGACTGAAACCTCATGGGGAGG
It encodes the following:
- the LOC111959119 gene encoding LOW QUALITY PROTEIN: trypsinogen-like protein 3 (The sequence of the model RefSeq protein was modified relative to this genomic sequence to represent the inferred CDS: deleted 2 bases in 1 codon), whose protein sequence is MMKLLLLALALGCTAAVPVKQDGALLHEVFQPHSRPWQVYTKGGWYREGRCSGALINEWWVLTAWNFVEPGHTMVSLGEHDLTVEEGTEQHIWVARYVQHGPXARGPSHSLAMVKLSEPARFTQHVMPVAJPTRCTQLHEKCLVSGWGSTVPGQGEWTIKPGEGYMPQPNLMEDKHQINSHESLCLSLHTDEPKLILKCETQRVIDDKMCQXAFPLYWIEHAFCAKTIISTDNCLSDQGSTVVCGGELQGLFWSSSSDVGLYTRLCLYLDWISDTMNTPDPTPEPAWTTAAAATTW